A genome region from Rissa tridactyla isolate bRisTri1 chromosome 18, bRisTri1.patW.cur.20221130, whole genome shotgun sequence includes the following:
- the CEP85 gene encoding centrosomal protein of 85 kDa isoform X1, whose amino-acid sequence MIFIYCPVAHWIDKMAALEKHPDLRLEQSNPSDPSTSQKSHFLETDWKTPMLSAKFQSHVSRCSSVADSGDGGIGTSCSDSTEDFCNSSNSSSFQPIKTQVTIPTAHVMPSTLGASPSKLCAAGDQSYSQSTSKTAMPGSASEHTGLGDFNAGKSSQVPPRDLLRLYGTSGEKDFEQSWHPVSDHMRTEDTWKFDTPAIERTLNQSLFLDSLCNDPLHRFQKFNPNAGAAEAGKDQYKVLPESKHAAGADGVCEPQDGTWMSGNRLMPTGLQANNFFSKPVAPPSRAWMQETCTLHPHERVCELNAWKQQLEKVRLQVEQMQLQNGGACHHPSVYSPSLPTPDPAQWINILNSNENLLKEKELLIDRQRQHISQLEQKVRESELQVHSALLGCQAPYGDVYMLRMQELQRENTFLRAQFTEKTESLSKEKIELERKLAAAEVDAKLIRESLKETMQKHAEELKKQEERVKGRDKHITNLKKKCQKESEQNRERQQRIETLERYLADLPTLEDHQKQSQKLKESELKSTAMQETVLALETELGDVRAAFREQEVQLETQKHKELELLSTVRSLQDKVQQCVKNAERGPPAQDGERQKIENDSLKKECDRLRKIVDKQQKKMEQLSLQVKNLEEQVAQEEGTSQAVKEEAMRRENALQQLRTAVKELSVQNQDLIEKNLTLQERLRQAELTTQPLPAETAHLAQELHSELASCLQDLQSVYSIVTHRAQGKDPNLSLLLGIRFVQHSAKEKDDLLSPDGLAKKLAEVKQLHKEVEDLRTAISDRYAQDMGDNCITQ is encoded by the exons atgatttttatttattgccCTGTAGCTCACTGGATAGATAAGATGGCTGCTCTTGAGAAACATCCAGACCTGAGGCTCGAGCAGAGCAATCCATCGG ATCCAAGCACCAGTCAGAAGAGTCATTTCTTGGAGACTGACTGGAAAACACCTATGTTGTCTGCGAAGTTCCAGAGCCATGTCAGTCGCTGTTCAAGCGTGGCTGACAGCGGGGATGGGGGCATTGGGACCTCCTGCTCAGACAGCACAGAAG ACTTTTGCAATTCCAGTAACAGTTCCTCATTCCAGCCCATCAAAACCCAAGTGACCATCCCAACAGCCCATGTTATGCCTTCTACATTGGGTGCCTCACCCTCCAAGCTGTGTGCTGCGGGAGACCAGAGCTATTCACAGAGTACTTCAAAAACTGCTATGCCAGGATCTGCTTCTGAACACACAGGACTTGGAGATTTTAATGCCGGGAAGTCTTCTCAGGTGCCTCCCAGGGATCTCCTGCGTCTCTACGGGACTTCAGGGGAAAAAGATTTTGAGCAATCCTGGCATCCCGTTTCTGATCACATGAGAACAGAAGATACTTGGAAGTTTGACACCCCTGCCATTGAGCGCACCCTTAACCAGTCTCTCTTTCTGGATAGTTTGTGCAATGACCCTCTCCACAGGTTCCAGAAGTTCAATCCAAACGCTGGGGCAGCTGAGGCAGGAAAGGACCAGTATAAGGTGCTGCCAGAGAGTAAGCACGCAGCGGGAGCTGATGGAGTCTGTGAGCCCCAGGATGGAACATGGATGAGCGGAAACAGACTGATGCCAACAGGACTCCAAGCcaacaatttcttttcaaaacctgTAGCTCCTCCATCTCGAGCATGGATGCAAGAAACCTGCACACTACATCCACATGAGAGAGTCTGCGAGCTCAATGCTTGGAAACAACAGCTGGAGAAAGTGCGATTGCAAGTAGAGCAAATGCAG TTACAAAATGGAGGCGCCTGCCACCATCCCTCAGTGTATTCTCCTTCACTGCCTACACCTGATCCAGCTCAGTGGATCAATATCCTGAACTCCAATGAAAACCTACTCAAAGAGAAAGAGCTCCTCATTGACAG acAAAGACAACACATATCCCAGCTGGAGCAGAAGGTCCGGGAAAGTGAACTGCAGGTTCACAGTGCCCTGCTTGGCTGTCAGGCACCCTATGGAGATGTCTACATGCTGAGAATGCAG GAGCTGCAGCGGGAGAACACGTTTCTTCGAGCACAGTTCACAGAGAAGACTGAATCCCTCAGTAAGGAAAAGATTGAATTGGAGAGAAAactggctgctgcagaggtggATGCAAAGCTGATCCGGGAGTCACTGAAGGAAACTATGCAGAAACATGCGGAGGAgttgaagaaacaggaagaaagg GTAAAGGGAAGAGACAAACACATTACTAACCTTAAAAAGAAATGCCAGAAGGAATCTGaacaaaacagagagagacaACAGAGAATCGAGACTCTGGAACGATACCTGGCTGACCTACCAACCCTTGAGGACCACCAGAAACAGAGTCAGAAG CTGAAGGAGTCTGAACTGAAGAGTACTGCTATGCAGGAAACAGTGCTGGCACTGGAAACAGAGCTTGGAGATGTCCGGGCTGCTTTCAGGGAGCAAGAGGTGCAGCTAGAAACCCAAAAGCACAAGGAGCTGGAGCTTCTTTCCACTGTGCGCAG CTTGCAGGACAAGGTGCAGCAGTGTGTAAAGAATGCAGAGAGAGGACCTCCTGCCCAGGACGGTGAgagacagaaaatagaaaatgacTCTCTGAAGAAAGAATGCGACCGCCTCAGGAAG ATTGTAGACAAGCAGCAGAAGAAGATGGAGCAGTTGTCCTTGCAAGTAAAG AACCTGGAAGAACAGGTGGCCCAGGAAGAGGGGACAAGCCAAGCTGTGAAAGAGGAGGCGATGAGAAGAGAAAATGCGCTGCAGCAGCTCCGCACTGCTGTGAAAGAG CTTTCAGTGCAGAACCAGGATCTCATTGAGAAGAACCTGACCCTTCAGGAACGGCTCCGGCAGGCAGAGCTAACAACCCAGCCGCTGCCTGCTGAGACAGCCCACCTGGCCCAGGAATTGCACAGTGAGCTGGCCAGCTGTCTGCAGGATTTGCAGTCTGTCTACAGCATTGTCACTCACAGGGCTCAGGGCAAGGATCCCAacctctctctgctcctgggcATTCGCT TTGTGCAGCACTCTGCTAAGGAGAAGGATGACTTGCTGAGCCCTGATGGACTTGCAAAGAAACTGGCGGAGGTGAAACAGCTTCACAAAGAGGTGGAGGACTTAAGGACAGCAATATCTGACAGATATGCTCAGGACATGGGAGACAACTGCATCACCCAGTAA
- the CEP85 gene encoding centrosomal protein of 85 kDa isoform X2 — MAALEKHPDLRLEQSNPSDPSTSQKSHFLETDWKTPMLSAKFQSHVSRCSSVADSGDGGIGTSCSDSTEDFCNSSNSSSFQPIKTQVTIPTAHVMPSTLGASPSKLCAAGDQSYSQSTSKTAMPGSASEHTGLGDFNAGKSSQVPPRDLLRLYGTSGEKDFEQSWHPVSDHMRTEDTWKFDTPAIERTLNQSLFLDSLCNDPLHRFQKFNPNAGAAEAGKDQYKVLPESKHAAGADGVCEPQDGTWMSGNRLMPTGLQANNFFSKPVAPPSRAWMQETCTLHPHERVCELNAWKQQLEKVRLQVEQMQLQNGGACHHPSVYSPSLPTPDPAQWINILNSNENLLKEKELLIDRQRQHISQLEQKVRESELQVHSALLGCQAPYGDVYMLRMQELQRENTFLRAQFTEKTESLSKEKIELERKLAAAEVDAKLIRESLKETMQKHAEELKKQEERVKGRDKHITNLKKKCQKESEQNRERQQRIETLERYLADLPTLEDHQKQSQKLKESELKSTAMQETVLALETELGDVRAAFREQEVQLETQKHKELELLSTVRSLQDKVQQCVKNAERGPPAQDGERQKIENDSLKKECDRLRKIVDKQQKKMEQLSLQVKNLEEQVAQEEGTSQAVKEEAMRRENALQQLRTAVKELSVQNQDLIEKNLTLQERLRQAELTTQPLPAETAHLAQELHSELASCLQDLQSVYSIVTHRAQGKDPNLSLLLGIRFVQHSAKEKDDLLSPDGLAKKLAEVKQLHKEVEDLRTAISDRYAQDMGDNCITQ, encoded by the exons ATGGCTGCTCTTGAGAAACATCCAGACCTGAGGCTCGAGCAGAGCAATCCATCGG ATCCAAGCACCAGTCAGAAGAGTCATTTCTTGGAGACTGACTGGAAAACACCTATGTTGTCTGCGAAGTTCCAGAGCCATGTCAGTCGCTGTTCAAGCGTGGCTGACAGCGGGGATGGGGGCATTGGGACCTCCTGCTCAGACAGCACAGAAG ACTTTTGCAATTCCAGTAACAGTTCCTCATTCCAGCCCATCAAAACCCAAGTGACCATCCCAACAGCCCATGTTATGCCTTCTACATTGGGTGCCTCACCCTCCAAGCTGTGTGCTGCGGGAGACCAGAGCTATTCACAGAGTACTTCAAAAACTGCTATGCCAGGATCTGCTTCTGAACACACAGGACTTGGAGATTTTAATGCCGGGAAGTCTTCTCAGGTGCCTCCCAGGGATCTCCTGCGTCTCTACGGGACTTCAGGGGAAAAAGATTTTGAGCAATCCTGGCATCCCGTTTCTGATCACATGAGAACAGAAGATACTTGGAAGTTTGACACCCCTGCCATTGAGCGCACCCTTAACCAGTCTCTCTTTCTGGATAGTTTGTGCAATGACCCTCTCCACAGGTTCCAGAAGTTCAATCCAAACGCTGGGGCAGCTGAGGCAGGAAAGGACCAGTATAAGGTGCTGCCAGAGAGTAAGCACGCAGCGGGAGCTGATGGAGTCTGTGAGCCCCAGGATGGAACATGGATGAGCGGAAACAGACTGATGCCAACAGGACTCCAAGCcaacaatttcttttcaaaacctgTAGCTCCTCCATCTCGAGCATGGATGCAAGAAACCTGCACACTACATCCACATGAGAGAGTCTGCGAGCTCAATGCTTGGAAACAACAGCTGGAGAAAGTGCGATTGCAAGTAGAGCAAATGCAG TTACAAAATGGAGGCGCCTGCCACCATCCCTCAGTGTATTCTCCTTCACTGCCTACACCTGATCCAGCTCAGTGGATCAATATCCTGAACTCCAATGAAAACCTACTCAAAGAGAAAGAGCTCCTCATTGACAG acAAAGACAACACATATCCCAGCTGGAGCAGAAGGTCCGGGAAAGTGAACTGCAGGTTCACAGTGCCCTGCTTGGCTGTCAGGCACCCTATGGAGATGTCTACATGCTGAGAATGCAG GAGCTGCAGCGGGAGAACACGTTTCTTCGAGCACAGTTCACAGAGAAGACTGAATCCCTCAGTAAGGAAAAGATTGAATTGGAGAGAAAactggctgctgcagaggtggATGCAAAGCTGATCCGGGAGTCACTGAAGGAAACTATGCAGAAACATGCGGAGGAgttgaagaaacaggaagaaagg GTAAAGGGAAGAGACAAACACATTACTAACCTTAAAAAGAAATGCCAGAAGGAATCTGaacaaaacagagagagacaACAGAGAATCGAGACTCTGGAACGATACCTGGCTGACCTACCAACCCTTGAGGACCACCAGAAACAGAGTCAGAAG CTGAAGGAGTCTGAACTGAAGAGTACTGCTATGCAGGAAACAGTGCTGGCACTGGAAACAGAGCTTGGAGATGTCCGGGCTGCTTTCAGGGAGCAAGAGGTGCAGCTAGAAACCCAAAAGCACAAGGAGCTGGAGCTTCTTTCCACTGTGCGCAG CTTGCAGGACAAGGTGCAGCAGTGTGTAAAGAATGCAGAGAGAGGACCTCCTGCCCAGGACGGTGAgagacagaaaatagaaaatgacTCTCTGAAGAAAGAATGCGACCGCCTCAGGAAG ATTGTAGACAAGCAGCAGAAGAAGATGGAGCAGTTGTCCTTGCAAGTAAAG AACCTGGAAGAACAGGTGGCCCAGGAAGAGGGGACAAGCCAAGCTGTGAAAGAGGAGGCGATGAGAAGAGAAAATGCGCTGCAGCAGCTCCGCACTGCTGTGAAAGAG CTTTCAGTGCAGAACCAGGATCTCATTGAGAAGAACCTGACCCTTCAGGAACGGCTCCGGCAGGCAGAGCTAACAACCCAGCCGCTGCCTGCTGAGACAGCCCACCTGGCCCAGGAATTGCACAGTGAGCTGGCCAGCTGTCTGCAGGATTTGCAGTCTGTCTACAGCATTGTCACTCACAGGGCTCAGGGCAAGGATCCCAacctctctctgctcctgggcATTCGCT TTGTGCAGCACTCTGCTAAGGAGAAGGATGACTTGCTGAGCCCTGATGGACTTGCAAAGAAACTGGCGGAGGTGAAACAGCTTCACAAAGAGGTGGAGGACTTAAGGACAGCAATATCTGACAGATATGCTCAGGACATGGGAGACAACTGCATCACCCAGTAA
- the CEP85 gene encoding centrosomal protein of 85 kDa isoform X3, protein MPSTLGASPSKLCAAGDQSYSQSTSKTAMPGSASEHTGLGDFNAGKSSQVPPRDLLRLYGTSGEKDFEQSWHPVSDHMRTEDTWKFDTPAIERTLNQSLFLDSLCNDPLHRFQKFNPNAGAAEAGKDQYKVLPESKHAAGADGVCEPQDGTWMSGNRLMPTGLQANNFFSKPVAPPSRAWMQETCTLHPHERVCELNAWKQQLEKVRLQVEQMQLQNGGACHHPSVYSPSLPTPDPAQWINILNSNENLLKEKELLIDRQRQHISQLEQKVRESELQVHSALLGCQAPYGDVYMLRMQELQRENTFLRAQFTEKTESLSKEKIELERKLAAAEVDAKLIRESLKETMQKHAEELKKQEERVKGRDKHITNLKKKCQKESEQNRERQQRIETLERYLADLPTLEDHQKQSQKLKESELKSTAMQETVLALETELGDVRAAFREQEVQLETQKHKELELLSTVRSLQDKVQQCVKNAERGPPAQDGERQKIENDSLKKECDRLRKIVDKQQKKMEQLSLQVKNLEEQVAQEEGTSQAVKEEAMRRENALQQLRTAVKELSVQNQDLIEKNLTLQERLRQAELTTQPLPAETAHLAQELHSELASCLQDLQSVYSIVTHRAQGKDPNLSLLLGIRFVQHSAKEKDDLLSPDGLAKKLAEVKQLHKEVEDLRTAISDRYAQDMGDNCITQ, encoded by the exons ATGCCTTCTACATTGGGTGCCTCACCCTCCAAGCTGTGTGCTGCGGGAGACCAGAGCTATTCACAGAGTACTTCAAAAACTGCTATGCCAGGATCTGCTTCTGAACACACAGGACTTGGAGATTTTAATGCCGGGAAGTCTTCTCAGGTGCCTCCCAGGGATCTCCTGCGTCTCTACGGGACTTCAGGGGAAAAAGATTTTGAGCAATCCTGGCATCCCGTTTCTGATCACATGAGAACAGAAGATACTTGGAAGTTTGACACCCCTGCCATTGAGCGCACCCTTAACCAGTCTCTCTTTCTGGATAGTTTGTGCAATGACCCTCTCCACAGGTTCCAGAAGTTCAATCCAAACGCTGGGGCAGCTGAGGCAGGAAAGGACCAGTATAAGGTGCTGCCAGAGAGTAAGCACGCAGCGGGAGCTGATGGAGTCTGTGAGCCCCAGGATGGAACATGGATGAGCGGAAACAGACTGATGCCAACAGGACTCCAAGCcaacaatttcttttcaaaacctgTAGCTCCTCCATCTCGAGCATGGATGCAAGAAACCTGCACACTACATCCACATGAGAGAGTCTGCGAGCTCAATGCTTGGAAACAACAGCTGGAGAAAGTGCGATTGCAAGTAGAGCAAATGCAG TTACAAAATGGAGGCGCCTGCCACCATCCCTCAGTGTATTCTCCTTCACTGCCTACACCTGATCCAGCTCAGTGGATCAATATCCTGAACTCCAATGAAAACCTACTCAAAGAGAAAGAGCTCCTCATTGACAG acAAAGACAACACATATCCCAGCTGGAGCAGAAGGTCCGGGAAAGTGAACTGCAGGTTCACAGTGCCCTGCTTGGCTGTCAGGCACCCTATGGAGATGTCTACATGCTGAGAATGCAG GAGCTGCAGCGGGAGAACACGTTTCTTCGAGCACAGTTCACAGAGAAGACTGAATCCCTCAGTAAGGAAAAGATTGAATTGGAGAGAAAactggctgctgcagaggtggATGCAAAGCTGATCCGGGAGTCACTGAAGGAAACTATGCAGAAACATGCGGAGGAgttgaagaaacaggaagaaagg GTAAAGGGAAGAGACAAACACATTACTAACCTTAAAAAGAAATGCCAGAAGGAATCTGaacaaaacagagagagacaACAGAGAATCGAGACTCTGGAACGATACCTGGCTGACCTACCAACCCTTGAGGACCACCAGAAACAGAGTCAGAAG CTGAAGGAGTCTGAACTGAAGAGTACTGCTATGCAGGAAACAGTGCTGGCACTGGAAACAGAGCTTGGAGATGTCCGGGCTGCTTTCAGGGAGCAAGAGGTGCAGCTAGAAACCCAAAAGCACAAGGAGCTGGAGCTTCTTTCCACTGTGCGCAG CTTGCAGGACAAGGTGCAGCAGTGTGTAAAGAATGCAGAGAGAGGACCTCCTGCCCAGGACGGTGAgagacagaaaatagaaaatgacTCTCTGAAGAAAGAATGCGACCGCCTCAGGAAG ATTGTAGACAAGCAGCAGAAGAAGATGGAGCAGTTGTCCTTGCAAGTAAAG AACCTGGAAGAACAGGTGGCCCAGGAAGAGGGGACAAGCCAAGCTGTGAAAGAGGAGGCGATGAGAAGAGAAAATGCGCTGCAGCAGCTCCGCACTGCTGTGAAAGAG CTTTCAGTGCAGAACCAGGATCTCATTGAGAAGAACCTGACCCTTCAGGAACGGCTCCGGCAGGCAGAGCTAACAACCCAGCCGCTGCCTGCTGAGACAGCCCACCTGGCCCAGGAATTGCACAGTGAGCTGGCCAGCTGTCTGCAGGATTTGCAGTCTGTCTACAGCATTGTCACTCACAGGGCTCAGGGCAAGGATCCCAacctctctctgctcctgggcATTCGCT TTGTGCAGCACTCTGCTAAGGAGAAGGATGACTTGCTGAGCCCTGATGGACTTGCAAAGAAACTGGCGGAGGTGAAACAGCTTCACAAAGAGGTGGAGGACTTAAGGACAGCAATATCTGACAGATATGCTCAGGACATGGGAGACAACTGCATCACCCAGTAA
- the SH3BGRL3 gene encoding SH3 domain-binding glutamic acid-rich-like protein 3: MSTLKVYSTSVTGSREIKSQQSEVTRILDGKNIKYELVDISQDNALREEMRAKAGNPKAIPPQIVNGDHYCGDYELFVEAVEQNTLQEFLKLA, from the exons ATGAGCACCCTCAAGGTCTACAGCACCTCGGTGACCGGATCCCGGGAG ATCAAATCCCAACAGAGCGAAGTAACCAGAATCCTCGATGGGAAAAACATCAAGTATGAGCTGGTGGATATCTCCCAGGACAACGCTCTCCGGGAGGAGATGAGGGCGAAGGCAGGCAACCCCAAAGCCATCCCGCCCCAGATCGTCAACGGAGACCACTACTGTGGG GATTACGAGCTTTTTGTGGAAGCCGTGGAGCAAAACACCCTGCAGGAGTTCCTGAAGCTGGCCTGA